The window CATCCTCACAAGTTCCTCAAATTCTTTCTTTATAAATTAAAGATAGATGTCACATACAGGGTTGCTCGATGATTACAGCTATTAAATAAATTATTTTTGCAATTTTTTGCCAAAAACAGATGCAGACTTCTCAATTATGGTGATTCTGCATTTACACACCAAAAACTTTCAAGTTATTCGCAATCACAGCCAGAGGTCTATATGCTGAAAAAGATTTTGGTTGCATTGGATCGTTCGGAAATGGGAACAGAGGTTTTTGAGCAAGCATTGACCTTAGCCAAAGCTATATCCGCCCAATTATTGCTGCTGCATGTTCTCTCCCCAGAGGAAGAAGGTAGCCCTTATATTCCCATGTTATCTAATGTGGACTACTATCCAGGTTTGAGCGCCCAAAGTTTAGATTTATACCAAAAACAATGGGATAAATTCAAAGATGAAGGCGTGGGGATGTTGCAATCTTTCTCGGCTCAAGCCAACACAGCCAATGTGACAGCAGAATTTAGCCAAATTTTAGGCAACCCTGGCAATACTATTTGTAAACTGGCTGCTCAATGGAATGCAGACTTAATTGTCATGGGACATCGGGGACGTTCGGGAATAACAGAATTTTTCTTGGGTAGTGTAAGTAACTACGTACTGCATCACGCCAAATGTTCAGTCTTTATCGTCAATCACCCCCCTGTCAAGAAAGAG is drawn from Aulosira sp. FACHB-615 and contains these coding sequences:
- a CDS encoding universal stress protein translates to MLKKILVALDRSEMGTEVFEQALTLAKAISAQLLLLHVLSPEEEGSPYIPMLSNVDYYPGLSAQSLDLYQKQWDKFKDEGVGMLQSFSAQANTANVTAEFSQILGNPGNTICKLAAQWNADLIVMGHRGRSGITEFFLGSVSNYVLHHAKCSVFIVNHPPVKKEADKPAVTVISQA